Genomic DNA from Coffea arabica cultivar ET-39 chromosome 7e, Coffea Arabica ET-39 HiFi, whole genome shotgun sequence:
AGACAAGATACATTGCATTCAAAATATCTTGAGATTTACGTTGCAATGCTATACAAAAAAGATGAGTAATTTCCACAATGTCTTTCATAAGATGCAAAgtgaaaacaaacttaaaagaTAACAACTgattcaaaacaaaatttgcaTATCCACGTTGAGAGTATGAACCTCCATCTACTGCAATGTTACTTAAAACCACACAAGTAGGATTGAACATTTTCAGTAAACTAGAAATAGAATCCAAATGAGAACCCCAACGAGTATCTCCAACTCGTTTTAAAGTGCCAATTTGATTAAGCTCCCTTCCAGTTTCAAGTTCACCATTAGCAATCTTAGTAGCAACTTCAATTGCTTGAGCCTCCTTTAATTCATCATTATCATTACATTTGCTAGATATAGTAACAATGTTGATAATGAAAACTAAATTGGAGAAGAATTGGTGAACAGAAGCTACTTTTCTAGAAGCTACAACTAAAGCAAATTGAAGCCTATGAGCCAAACAATGAATGTAACAGGCATATGGACATTCATGGCAAATTAAAACTTGCAAGCCGTTCCATTCAAATAtgactaattcatatatatctatatatatatatatatcaactctcataatataaactaaaattgtaaaaatttagggggggccaattttattttacacacatatttacatattatgaattaaaattctcaaaacttagggggggccatggcccctTTCTGCCCCCCTTGGCTCCATCATTGGATTcactatttttgaaaaacaacatttaattttttttccctctgtgTTTGAAATACTGAATGACATTTGCACTTAaacaattatcaattttttaataCATAGATGAGACATAAGCGTACAATTTATTGGGCGTACTATCTGAACAAATAATGACAGAAGATGTTCTACTGGTGTTGATGATAGTACATCATATCAGCTATTGCTTTCCTACTTTCATTCCATTCAGCAATTCCTACAGCCGACATATCTGGAGCTTGTGCTGCGGGCATTGGGTTGAAGGGGTTTATGTTATCTGCCAATGCTATATCTGcttcttcttcaacaaaatatgcGTCATTTGGAACATACTCGGGTATGAAGTTGTGCAAGGCACAACAAGCCAGGACAATATTATTTTGAGTAACCATCATATACTTCTGCATGGGGCCCTTAAATATTGGAAACTGCTTCTTCAAGACGCCAAACGTGCGTTCTATAATGTTTCTTAACGATGCATGCCGTTTGTTGAAGAGTGTCCTCATTGCCCGCTCTTGCGTGATTCCCCGTGCACCTTTAAATGGAGCCATGAGTCCTGTGATATTCTAGTAAGCCGCATCCACCGCGTAATACTTCCCTGGcataatgaaattatatttaAAACTCATTGAAGACGCAATTAGGAAAGGAATTATGTGATTTAATCTAGACTAATCTGCTGGTGGCCACGGAAAGGCACAATTAGGATCTTGTATGACTTCTTGTAAGATTCTAGAATCGTGTGCGCTACCCTCCCACCCTACCCTGACATAAGTGAATCTCATGTTGTGATCACACACGGTTAGAACGTTTTGTGATAAGCTACCATGCCTGTTTCGGTAACGTTCCCTGTCTTCGGCTGTACATCAGGCCGAAACGTGTGTTCCGTCAATCGCTCCAACGCAAtcctaataataataaaaaaaatcttccCATAAGTTGGTCACAGCTGTTAGGCATAATGAAATAGTAATTTCACGGAGTAGCTCATAACCTTAAACCAGGGCCAGAACAAAGCACTGTTTTGTATTCCTGGATGGGTTATGTGATAATCCACCGGTCGGACTAGGTCGCGTCCCAATCGAACGAGAGATCTAAGGCAGCGTCGTAGATGGTGGTCCGTTGTCTCGGAAAAATATTGGAATCTCTCGGCAAGCACCCTATGTCGCTCATTATGACTCAAACACAGCAGGCATATAGCAACGGACTCATGAATCCCTACCCGTTGTGTCGGGTGGGCCACCCAATAGCCCCTCTGAACCAACAAGTCACACAATTGGAGGAAAAGGGGATCTTCCATTCGAAGGTTGTCGAATATTCTGTCTCGATGGCCGTTTATCAGCTGTATAACATATTGAGCACCCGACTGTGCACCATCTCAAATTCTTCGCCGCTGCCCTGAGTTGATGTACGGGTCGAATAAGGCCAATCCAGCAAGGATAAAGGCAGCGAAGGCCAACATGAACTCCTCGTCGTCCGAATCATCAGATGAGTCCCCACCATTCACATAACCATCATACTCCATTTCGTGTAATCTGTGCAACTGTGTCGGGCgtgaatctgaaaaaaaaaaaggaggtcgTGATATCATTCAAGACCAATCTTAATTTGCCTACATTGAGCAGGAAATATAAAACTCAACATGTACATGGACCAAAATTAGGCAAAAATCTATTACATGCGATTTTCGGTAAGACAAGGGATAacttcttgaaataagtcgagGCTATCCGCCAACCAATTTATAGCCAACAAGTTGAGGGATCAAGAAGAAGTTTTGCATCTTACATAAGAAAAAGAATCTTACATCTTCTTCAAGTAAGTCACGTATTCTTGAAAAGAATTGTTGAAGTAAGTCATATTCTTGAAAAGAGTTGTTGAAGTAAGTCATATTCCCTACCTAAAAGTTGCTCTAAAAATGACCATCATACCTAAAAGTTGCtattttccttccaaaagtTGCTCTTTTCTTGTCCCTTACTTCAATTACCTTACATCTTCTTCAAGTAAGTCATGAATTCTTAAAAGATTTGTTGAAGTAAGTCAATTTCTTAAAATAAGTCTTATTCTTTATTCGAAACTTTAGGCCAAGTAAGGAACGTTGTCCCTTATTTGAATTACCTCATATAATTCTTGAAGTAAGTCACACAATTGAAAAGAGTTGTTGAAGTTAGACatattcttgaaataagtcCTTATTCTTTACTATAAACTGTAGGCCAAATAAGGAACGTTGTCCGTTACATCTTCCTTACTATCcaactcttgaaatttttctgAATAACTAAAATTAGGAATCGTACGTACTGTTGAAATAATAGTGCGTTACCTAACAGAGAAAAAACTAACTAATCTGGACTCAAGCAGAATGTTGTTGAAGTAACGGATAAACTTTCTTGAAGGCAATTATTTGCATATTCAAAAAGTATCATATTCTTGAACCTGTTGCTGAAGTAATACATTCTTGAAAGTAAGGTTTAGGCCAAGTAAGGAAAAAACTCCCTTACGTATTCCTGACATTCCAACAACCTGCATGGGTGAATCTATCACTCTTAATAAGTAGTCATATCAGACATAGCAATAGCCAAACCAATACATTTCCTGAAACGACTACGTCGTTGGactgcacttttttttttcaggaaatGTACTGGTTTGGCTATTGTTATGTCTGATATGACTACTTATTAAGAGTGATAGTTTCACCCATGCAGGTTGTTGGAATGTCAGGAATACGTAAGAGAGTTTTTTTCTTACTTGGCCTAAACCTTACTTTCAAGAATGTATTACTTCAGCAACAGGTTCAAGAATATGATACTTTTTGAATGTATAAATAATTGCCTTCAAGAAAGTTTATCCGTTACTTCAACAACATTCTGCTTGAGTCCAGATTAGTTAGTTTTTTCTCTGTTAGGTAGCACACTATTACTTCAACAGTACGTACGATTCCTAATTTTACTTATTcagaaaaatttcaagagttgGATAGTAAGGAAGATGTAACGGACAACGTTCCTTACTTGGCCTACAGTTTATAGTAAAGAATAAGgacttatttcaagaatatGCCTAACTTCAACAACTCTTTTCAATTGTGTGACTTACTTTAAGAATTATATGAGGTAATTCAAGTAAGGGACAACGTTCCTTACTTGGCCTAAAGTTTCGAATAAAGAATAAGACTTATTTTAAGAAATTGACTTACTTTAATAAATCTTTTAAGAATTCATGACTTACTTGAAGAAGATGTAAGGTAATTGAAGTAAGGGACAAGAAAAGAGCAacttttggaaggaaaataGCAACTTTTAGGTATGATGGTCATTTTTAGAGCAACTTTTAGATAGGGAATATAACTTACGTCAACAACTCTTTTCAAGAATATGACTTACTTCAACAATTCTTTTCAAGAATACGTGACCTACTTGAAGAAGATGTaagattcttttttttatgTAAGATGCAAAACTTCTGCTTGATCCCTCAACTTGTTGGCTATAAATTGGTTGGCGGATAGCctcgacttatttcaagaagtTATCCTCTTGTCTTACCGAAAATCGCATGTAATAAATTTTAGTCTAATTTTGGTCCATGTACATGTTGAGTTTTATATTTCCTGCTCAATGTAGGCAAATTAAGATTGGTCTTGAATGATATCAcggcctcttttttttttcagattcacGCCCGACGCAGTTGTACAGATTACACGAAATGGAGTATGATGGTTATGTGAATGGTGGGGACTCATCTGATGATTCGGACGACGAGGAGTTCATGTTGGCCTTCGCTGCCTTTATCCTTGCTGGATTGGCCTTATTCGACCCGTACATCAACTCAGGGCAGCGGCGAAAAATTCGAGATGGTGCACAGTCGGGTGCTCAATATGTTATAGAGCTGATAAACGGCCATCGAGACAGAATATTCGACAACCTTTGAATGGAAGCTCCCATTTTCCTCCAATTGTGTGACTTGTTGGTTCAGAGGGGCTATTGGGTGGCCCACCCGACACAACGGGTGGGAATTCATAAGTCCGTTGCTATATGCCTGCTGTGTTTGAATCATAATGAGTGACATAGGGCGCTTGCCGAGAGATTCCAACATTTTCCCGAGACAACGGACTGCCATCTACGACGCTGCCTTAGATCTCTCATTCGATTGGGACGCGACCTGGTCCGACCGGTGGATTATCACATAATCCATCCAAGAATACAGAATAGTGCTTTGTTCTAGCCCTGGTTTAAGATTATGAGCTACTCTATGAAATTACTATTTCATTATGCCTAACAGCTGTGACCAACTTAtgggaagattttttttttattagtattGCGTTGGAACGATTGACGGAACACGCGTTTCGGCCTGGTGTACAGCCGAAGACAGGGAACGTTACCGGAACAGGCATGGTAGCTTATCACAAAACGTTCTAGCCGTGTGTGATCACAACATGAGATTCACTTATGTCAGGGTAGGGTGGAAGGGTAGCGCACACGATTTTAGAATCTTACAAGAAGTCATACAAGATCCTAATTGTGCCTTTCCGTGGCCACCAGCAGGTTAGTCCAGATTAAATCAAATAATTCCTTTCCTCATTGCGTCTTCAATGAGTTTtaaatataatttcattatgCTAGGGAAGTATTACGCGGTGGACGCGACTTACCAGAATATCACAGGACTCATGGCTCCATTTAAAGATGCACGGGGAACCGCGCAAGAGCGGGCAGTGAGGACACTCTTCAACAAACGGCATGCATCGTTAAGAAACATTATAGAACGTACGTTTGGCGTCTTGAAGAAGCGGTTTCCAATATTTAAGGGTCTCATGCAGAAGTATATGATGGCTACTCAAAATAATATTGTCCTGGCTTGTTGTGCCTTGCATAACTTCATGCGCGAGTATGTTCCAAATGACgcatattttgttgaaaaagaagcaGATATAGCATTGGCAGATAACATAAACCCCTTCAACCTAATGCCCGCAGCACAAGCTCCAGATATGTTGGCTGCAGGAATTGCTGAATGGAATTAAAGTAGGAGAGCAATAGCCGATATAATGTACTATCATCAACACCAGTAGAACATCTCCTGCCATTATTTGTTCAGATAGTACGCCCAATAAATTGTACACTTATGTCTCATCTATGtattaaaaaattgataattgttTAAGTGCAAATGGCATTCAATATTTCAAAcacagagggaaaaaaaattaaatgttgtttttcaaaaacagtgaATCCATACAcgcttgtttttcaaaaacactctgtttttgaaaaacaactaatccaaacaacATTGATTGTTTTCCAAAAAATGAATAGTGCTGTTTTTGTAAAATATCCCCAAAAACAGCATATCCAAATGGAGCCTTGGTTGTTTTTGAAagacaaaaacagtttttgcaaaaattgacaatccaaacagagccttaGTTATTGTAGTTATAACAATTATTTTTTGTTCATGCTTTCCTCAAATACCCCTTATTAATATTAGATCATTCGTTCAAAGTAAAAGGCATGTATTACTATATTGTTTTTTGAATTTAGAGCACTTTAGTTTCTTAATGCAAGAGTCAATCTAATTCATGTTACATGTTTAACTAAAatgaataacaaaaataaaattgacaaaCAATCAAACATTTTAATTTGGAGCCATTAGAAGGCAacaaatatattctaaaatctATAATAATAATGTACATTAAATATGGGTATGTTAGTAAAATAACTAACTAACTActctttaaaaaaagaaataggcTTATAATTTGGGACGGGCACAAAGGAAAGTGAGCCTATTTTTATGGGATAGAGAGAGTATTAAATACTGAGTCTCTATTCCAAAAAAATAGCAAGCTTTTCTCCTTCtcttttactattttttttccttcaactGCTTTAACAACTTATCTATTGCCTAGTTTTTCTTGGAATTCGAACTTTGACTTCCTCAATAAAATTCCGCCTTGATCTCCAAATATAATTGCTTAAATGTTGGAGAAATATTTATGATCTCTCTTGAAATTTATGATCTCTTTTATCAATTGAATTAGTTTATGCTTCTTTCCTTTTGCCTATGTGTAAAGGCACATAAGtttctgttctttttctttcacttctttgttaaattttatttcatttttttatagcAGAACTGAAAAGATTCTCGAAATAAAGTCAGAAGGGACAAACAGAGCCAACGTAAAGCAATTTGCATGTAGCACGAGataattcttgttttttgaATAAATGCCTACTTTGGTTGTTGTATTTTATATtaatgaattaaggaaaaattgttCCAAACACCCCTCACATTttgttcaatgaatttttttgtcttttacttttaaaatattatttttacatCTTTACAAATTTAAATTAGCAAAATTTAGTTCCCGTGGCGACTTTTGATTGCGGCCTTAGGAGGGGTCTAGGGGGCGAAGGAAGGGAGGGGATGAGGAAGGAGGGTGAGaaggaaagagaagaagaagaagagggaggaggagggAATAAAGAGGAAGAGAAAGGAGGCAAAGGAGAAAGGAAGCGGAGAGAGAAGGGAGGAGGAGGTAACGGGTGGTGGCGATGGGTGATGGTAGTGGTGGTGGGTGGTGTAAACTtttaaaaaataccaaaaaaattgtaaattctaaaaatattccaaaatactttaaaaaaacctcctaaaaatatctctaaaaaCACCGTAAAAAACATTTACACTAAAGTTTTATATATATACAGGTacagaaaaaaatatttgaaaaacacccacaaaaataactaattcaaatagaacctttctttttttgaaacaaattcCTGAATCGTTAGTTAGCTAAAAAgagataaaggaaaaaatgtTAGTTGCATGCAGAGCGTTgtaaacactaagggagtttTCGTTTTCTCCCAATtccaagtgtttggagtgcaaATTGGCCTGTGGATTTAGAGTTGAATTACAATTGTATATGGCCCAGtttaaactatttttcttgAGACCTTGAAAAATTAGAAAGTTTTCAAAATGTCATGTTCTCTATTTTATTAATCTTCTTGGGATTAAATAACTTACATTGCACTGAACATCAGGATCACAAGCCTAtatattgttaatttttttttaaaaaaaaatttaacttgGCAACTTCTCCAAATTTAAAGACTTGTTAATAAGACTAACaattttacttcttttttcaTTTGAGATAATATGGGACGGCAAACcatctaaattttttttcctacatCCGTGGAGAAATAACAACAGCCTACTTGTAAGATAAACACTGTGGAGGTGAAGAGACATATTAATTTCATAGTTACTCATCATACGATATCACACGAAATGCGTTCACATAATTTCTGCAGTAATTTAAGAATACATGTATTCatatataaaaaattcatttatctAATGCTAAGTCAAATaaaaaagctgaaatttcctcTTATTTCATCCTTAATTTCCTAGTGTTTCTTTCCATAATTTGATGTTGGGAGGAAATTGCTTTATTGAACTGAAACTGTACGTCCCAGGCTTAAGTGAATATGCAAAAGAAATGTCAACCAAAAATATTTCAACCATTAAGTGGAAGAACACATTGATCACTCTCTAGTATACTAGCAGAAGAAATGTCAAGAACACATGGAAACCATATATATTTCAACCAAACAtaatgtgtgaaaaaaaaaaaagagaaagaaattcAGCACTTACTTTGGAGGGTGAATTCTCTGGGAACAGGTGACCGGTTGAATCTGCAGAAATTCCATTTATATGCTGAAgctacattaaaaaaaaaacactttaaactaaaaataaaataaaattcagcACTCACTTGAGCGAAAGTGAAACCTCTGGCAATAGCTGGTGATCTTGTGAATACGCAACAATTCCCAGTATACCATACACCTACCCAtacaaaatcaagtttaagaaagaaaaaagaacattCTGATGATTTCAACCAAAATAAATAGAATTCTTATATGCAAGACTTTTTGCATGTGAAATGCTACACTAGGACATCCACAAGAGTGTAATCCATTTGTTGCATCATCATTTTATTATGCCTTTCTTTCATTACAACATCACTCATTACAGATTACACGCTACAAAGTATAATAGCATGAATCCACATCAAATCACACATTTATTTTAGTAATTCACAATACAtgtcccataaataaataaatttatttattttctagaaataatttcattatttttgggaaataatttattaacttttagtgaaatttttacatttcaaaatttttattttggaaaaataatgTTATTAATTCATAAAAGTCACATTATTTTTGGCTCTCAaaattaatacattgttattttaaaaaaaataattaagtaatcattaaacaaataccACGCTCTATTTAAGTAATTTAACTCCGTTACATAATTTGCATTAGAAGTAATATTACAtaataaatattaatttttattatcatTGCCTTCGAACCATTCCCAAATATTACAGTTGTAATGATGGAATAGAAGAgtgagaaattgaaaaaatattaataatatatatagataaaattttgaggattgaaatctagaaaatattaCCGCTGCAATGCTGCCTTTATTTTGTTTTACCATTGCAAATTTGACAAAATGGACTGTAAAGCTTTTGAATAAAATGGACAAAATGGGTAAATATTTTGATCATTGAAAGCTTTGAGTATGGGTCCCATGGTGCTGCTTTgaataattggtcaaatgggcaaaattttgatgattgaaatctaaaaaaaatattaccatTCAGTGTTgccattatttatttatttattttttttttttgaaggaagccattattttgttttaccaTTGCGAAATGGACAAAATGGACGTTTTGAAAGCTTTTGAATAAAATGGATAAAATGGGTAATATTTTGACAGTTGAAAGCTTTGAGTATGGGCCCAACAACTTTTGAGTGCCTTTCATTCGTGTAGTACTCGTTATACGCCCACAATGCTATGGAACACAATGCATGGGTGTAATAGAGTGTTTTTCAACTTCTATTGCACCCATTGTGATGCTCTTATAATAGAcaaagtagtagtagtagtaacaGGAAAATAATAGATACACACACTCCCATTAAAACAATAGTCCCTCTGAGTTTACAGATTTCCAACCCTGAGCTAATTTGCTAAAACTGAAAAGGGTCACTTTCCATGATCCATGGCTGCCATTACACAATTGTGTACAATTAAGTATAGAGGCCACTGGGCTTTTGGTCCAGCCGTCAAAGGCTTGGTGGTGCGGGAGGTTCGACCCATGCCTCTCACAAAAATTTGTCATAATATGTGACGGTTTTCGGTGGTCATTTTCGATAGAGTTTATACTCACATAGGAATCCTATCGTTGCGAAAAAAAAAGTATAGAGATTTCTTTTTTGCATTTCTTCCAATTTCCAATTCTAGGTACACTTGATATATGCACATGATCCATGGCTGACAAACTTTGTATTGTTCCAAAATTATTAACTATGTTTTATGCATCGAACAAGTATTAAATTCTCCTAACCATTACTTGTTTGCATGTCTAAAACTTGGGATAAAAATACCTAAAACTTAGGGGTAAGAAAATAGAATAGCATAAGTTTGGGAGATTTGGTAAGTAAGGGTGTAAACTTTCAATGTGTTATGGTAACTTTTTTTATGTCCAAAAGTGTATTAAATAGCATTTGTTTGGGGCAATTGAGTTGAGACCAATATAGTGATAATCTATTTTATTGGCACATTATTACAAAAAGAGACATTAGTAAAATGACCGGCCGGGCACTAGCTACTCCTCGGGTCAAGGAGCATCCTGACAGATTATAAGGTGTTGGTAAATTATCGTAAATgtattacaaaacaaaagtgtAATTAACAAGCATTCTTCTAGGGTTTTAACACGTCAACTAAcaattaatgtatattatatatattttttccaaaCTTTAGA
This window encodes:
- the LOC140011395 gene encoding uncharacterized protein is translated as MAPFKGARGITQERAMRTLFNKRHASLRNIIERTFGVLKKQFPIFKGPMQKYMMVTQNNIVLACCALHNFIPEYVPNDAYFVEEEADIALADNINPFNPMPAAQAPDMSAVGIAEWNESRKAIADMMLQFALVVASRKVASVHQFFSNLVFIINIVTISSKCNDNDELKEAQAIEVATKIANGELETGRELNQIGTLKRVGDTRWGSHLDSISSLLKMFNPTCVVLSNIAVDGGSYSQRGYANFVLNQLLSFKFVFTLHLMKDIVEITHLFCIALQRKSQDILNAMYLVSSITKLLKNFRDSGWDDFLVTVKLFFEQHQIDIPCMNAQYIARRGRSRSHHDEINVEHYYQMDIFLATIDYQLQELHSRFNDHTVELLVLNTALDPRNGFMLFKIDDICKLAKKFYPNDFMEQELVHLRIELQHFELDIPNHPELQELFGIHELCQDLVNTRKSVIYSLIDRLIRLVFTLPVSTAITECAFSIMKIIQTKLQNEMEDNFLNDCLTVYIEKKVTKKFSSDSIIDEFSSRKERRAQFTSKKRC